Proteins encoded by one window of Porphyromonas vaginalis:
- a CDS encoding HmuY family protein, whose product MKKLSLLTLLVLLLCAACDKPAPKPTPENPNTPDTPAAPPANPEKEWMVKRMTIDATDYTKWVYLNFATGELVQVTDPANDLSWDLGLHRYDFKTNGGVSGKGKGAAVRIAKQKILTEEIPTPKDNQWELDREGLLLMQFEDDGLGSHRTKYEMQQANFLLSSECDGYGSYLNKGAIWQEGMPPQVIVDNGIYLVRSASGEIVRMRVLDYQDNKKHRGYITIQYAIQVDKK is encoded by the coding sequence ATGAAGAAACTCTCACTACTTACACTCTTGGTACTGCTCCTGTGCGCTGCTTGTGACAAGCCTGCGCCGAAGCCTACGCCAGAAAACCCTAACACTCCAGACACGCCCGCCGCACCACCTGCTAATCCTGAGAAGGAGTGGATGGTCAAGCGAATGACCATCGATGCGACTGACTATACCAAGTGGGTCTACCTAAACTTTGCTACTGGTGAGCTGGTCCAGGTGACTGACCCAGCCAATGACCTCTCGTGGGATCTCGGCCTGCACCGCTACGACTTCAAGACCAATGGTGGAGTGTCGGGCAAAGGCAAGGGCGCTGCTGTGCGCATTGCCAAGCAGAAGATCCTTACAGAGGAAATACCTACACCTAAGGATAACCAGTGGGAGCTAGATCGTGAGGGGCTACTCCTGATGCAGTTTGAAGATGATGGGCTCGGCTCTCATAGGACTAAGTATGAGATGCAGCAGGCTAACTTCCTCCTCTCCTCTGAGTGTGATGGCTATGGCAGCTATCTCAACAAGGGAGCTATCTGGCAGGAGGGTATGCCACCTCAGGTCATAGTAGACAACGGTATCTATCTCGTCCGCTCAGCCTCTGGAGAGATCGTACGCATGCGCGTCCTAGACTATCAGGACAACAAGAAGCACCGTGGCTACATCACAATCCAGTATGCCATACAGGTAGATAAGAAGTAG
- a CDS encoding T9SS type A sorting domain-containing protein, giving the protein MKALHRTLCLLYLLLGSTILLSAQMLENNLKALSDFYHVPDQATYRLSKVVGVFGDQDIEFEYNAHNDITRCSYFETDTITRQRKAGLYLDYLYNDKHQCIEQVEYGERSGFDDLVIARRYCYTYNDQGQMTLFVRWNNLNTNPEDTTLVEDYKLNIEYSAEGLPSKATVHFLDPNAFEWYEGFTTTLEYNKRGQLYKRTAVNPDGSPFESEEITFDADGRYMLGLSYLKAGSDLVETVLDYDDKGNLVALGSGGFIYQFTFKTGQPAAKTYYPLPTLARLFLYGFKNYNLEALNYPLLYNGSKDAVATDVDSGGTFVYESNKPLGLEPLATPSQSHLVCDDMSWTITNATTAVALYDLQGQCLQVVEPVAGVATISTATLPAGSYLIKVGSQTFKVVR; this is encoded by the coding sequence ATGAAAGCACTACACAGGACTCTCTGCCTCCTCTACCTACTATTAGGCAGCACCATACTTTTATCCGCTCAGATGCTGGAAAACAATCTGAAGGCTCTCAGCGATTTCTACCACGTACCAGATCAAGCCACCTATCGTCTTTCTAAGGTGGTCGGCGTCTTTGGTGATCAGGATATTGAATTTGAATACAATGCCCACAACGACATCACCCGCTGTAGCTACTTCGAGACGGATACGATAACGAGACAACGCAAAGCAGGGCTATACCTAGATTATCTCTACAATGACAAGCACCAGTGCATCGAGCAGGTGGAGTATGGAGAGCGTAGTGGCTTTGACGACCTAGTCATCGCCAGGCGCTACTGCTATACATACAACGACCAGGGGCAGATGACCCTCTTCGTGCGCTGGAACAACCTCAACACCAACCCCGAGGATACTACTCTCGTGGAGGACTACAAGCTTAATATAGAATATAGTGCCGAGGGACTACCGAGCAAAGCTACGGTTCACTTTCTGGATCCTAATGCCTTTGAGTGGTACGAAGGCTTTACCACTACGCTCGAATACAACAAGAGGGGGCAGCTCTACAAGCGCACAGCCGTGAATCCAGACGGAAGCCCCTTTGAGTCAGAGGAGATAACCTTTGACGCAGATGGGAGGTACATGCTAGGGCTCTCCTATCTCAAGGCGGGGAGTGATCTCGTTGAGACGGTTCTTGACTATGATGACAAGGGCAATCTAGTAGCCCTAGGTAGTGGCGGGTTTATCTATCAGTTTACATTTAAGACGGGACAACCAGCCGCTAAGACTTACTATCCTCTCCCCACGTTGGCACGTCTTTTCCTCTATGGATTTAAGAACTATAACCTAGAGGCTCTCAACTATCCGCTACTGTACAATGGCTCCAAAGACGCCGTGGCGACCGATGTGGACAGTGGCGGGACATTCGTCTATGAGTCCAATAAGCCACTCGGCTTAGAGCCCCTAGCGACACCCTCTCAGAGTCATTTGGTCTGTGACGATATGAGCTGGACGATTACCAATGCGACGACCGCCGTAGCTCTCTATGACTTACAGGGGCAATGCCTACAGGTCGTAGAGCCCGTAGCGGGCGTGGCTACTATCAGTACAGCTACACTCCCCGCTGGCTCTTACCTAATCAAGGTTGGTAGCCAGACCTTCAAGGTCGTTCGCTAG
- a CDS encoding InlB B-repeat-containing protein: MNQQLLRLLKLFGVALSLWLFTLPVGAQEMTFMEKPFDPATDQAQLLPADQKGSVSWTAATRTLTLRDVQINTISRILTGWMSDEITIQVEGTNQLVCTGSDDAITMRSSVRITGSGSLSITSEQAYAYACRSGASLTIADGVSVTAIGLNGGLVGDFVSSLLLIDKAYVTASTLHDDGMVSIGYFKELTLEGCAITSPSGAKVAELNEVMSITLDGKEEYAGKVIIAPQQSYHKVTIAQAEHGRIVAPEGVDLTHLLAGSAVTFTAEPEDGYALTKLMAGTEDITNTRTLIVKADVTVTPTFSPVKSYRVSLQKPEHGTLTVKEREYDLTKVPEGAILHFICTPDEGYELEHLMAGDKDITAEKYISVASDVEISASYKLIPVDTYKVTIVKLGKGEVKPDCPDLNAVPDGTKVQLTCTPDEGYELKYLRANGEDILEDRYFFIDGYNVRVEATFTRVGNSNAVSSPVGETCYTVEVSSDHLTITGASAGTPITLYTRLGETIFTTVATGASTEQIDLTSTPSGLYLLTIGETTLKLSL, encoded by the coding sequence ATGAATCAACAATTACTACGGCTCCTAAAGCTCTTTGGCGTAGCCCTATCCTTGTGGCTATTCACCCTCCCAGTGGGTGCGCAGGAGATGACTTTTATGGAGAAGCCCTTTGACCCCGCTACAGATCAGGCTCAGCTACTTCCGGCAGACCAGAAGGGCTCCGTCTCCTGGACGGCTGCAACTAGGACGCTCACACTGCGAGATGTCCAGATCAATACCATCTCGAGGATACTCACAGGCTGGATGTCTGACGAAATAACTATACAGGTCGAGGGCACCAACCAGCTCGTATGCACAGGCTCTGATGACGCCATCACGATGCGTTCGTCCGTCCGCATTACAGGTTCTGGCTCTCTCAGCATTACTTCTGAGCAGGCTTATGCCTATGCTTGTCGATCTGGGGCTAGCCTGACCATTGCCGATGGGGTATCCGTTACAGCCATCGGGCTCAATGGCGGACTCGTGGGCGACTTCGTCTCTTCTCTCCTTTTGATTGACAAAGCTTATGTCACCGCATCAACCCTCCACGACGATGGGATGGTTTCTATCGGCTATTTCAAGGAGCTAACCCTCGAGGGATGTGCTATCACCTCCCCCAGCGGTGCTAAGGTGGCAGAGCTCAACGAGGTAATGTCCATCACCCTCGATGGCAAGGAGGAGTATGCGGGCAAAGTAATCATCGCTCCCCAGCAGAGCTATCACAAGGTAACCATAGCTCAGGCTGAACATGGCCGCATCGTAGCTCCCGAGGGTGTAGACCTGACGCACCTCCTGGCGGGTAGCGCAGTGACCTTTACCGCAGAGCCTGAGGATGGGTATGCCCTGACCAAGCTTATGGCAGGTACAGAGGACATTACCAACACCCGCACACTCATCGTCAAGGCTGATGTCACCGTCACGCCAACCTTTAGCCCTGTCAAGAGCTATCGTGTCTCACTTCAGAAGCCTGAGCACGGTACCCTTACAGTAAAGGAGCGAGAGTATGACCTCACAAAGGTCCCCGAGGGGGCTATCCTACACTTCATCTGCACCCCCGATGAGGGCTATGAGTTAGAGCATCTAATGGCTGGAGACAAAGACATTACGGCTGAGAAGTATATCTCCGTAGCGAGTGATGTAGAGATCAGTGCCTCCTACAAGCTTATCCCAGTGGACACCTACAAGGTGACGATCGTTAAGCTGGGCAAGGGCGAGGTAAAGCCCGACTGCCCCGACCTCAATGCTGTGCCAGACGGCACCAAAGTACAGCTCACCTGCACCCCAGATGAGGGCTATGAGCTTAAGTACCTTAGAGCTAACGGGGAGGACATCCTAGAGGACCGATACTTCTTCATAGATGGTTACAACGTCCGTGTTGAGGCGACCTTCACTAGAGTGGGTAATAGTAATGCAGTCAGTAGCCCAGTAGGAGAGACTTGCTACACCGTAGAGGTTTCTTCAGATCACCTGACCATCACTGGAGCATCTGCTGGCACTCCTATTACACTGTACACACGGCTCGGCGAGACTATCTTCACTACCGTGGCTACGGGAGCTAGCACGGAGCAGATAGACCTTACCAGTACTCCCTCTGGTCTCTACCTCCTTACGATCGGTGAGACAACACTCAAACTATCTCTTTAG
- the cdaA gene encoding diadenylate cyclase CdaA, with translation MTLDWLSFTLVDLFDIILSALLFYYVYRTLRATASRALILGIFTFILVWVIVSKWAGMILLGGILDELVGTGMLILVIIFQEEIRRFLITLGSTNRWRFLRKIFKGDDQSAQEEQRCVAALVLACMNMARKKVGALIAIQAKQELTAYLHTGEVFRADVNARLIENIFFKNSPLHDGAMIIVDNDIRAAGCILPVSNDPNLSKDLGLRHRSALGLSQATDCLVIVISEERGKISLAQNGVIDVDVDIDTLRQRLDAIYAS, from the coding sequence GTGACGCTAGACTGGTTATCCTTCACGCTTGTCGACCTCTTTGACATTATCCTCTCGGCACTCCTCTTCTACTATGTCTATCGGACACTGAGAGCGACCGCCTCGAGAGCGCTGATCTTAGGTATCTTCACCTTTATCCTCGTGTGGGTCATCGTCTCCAAGTGGGCCGGCATGATCCTCTTGGGAGGTATCCTAGACGAGCTGGTCGGCACGGGTATGCTCATCCTGGTGATCATCTTTCAGGAGGAGATAAGACGCTTCCTAATCACGCTAGGGAGTACCAATAGGTGGCGCTTCTTGCGGAAGATCTTCAAGGGGGATGATCAGAGTGCCCAAGAGGAGCAGCGCTGTGTCGCAGCACTCGTCCTAGCCTGCATGAATATGGCGCGCAAGAAGGTGGGTGCCCTCATCGCTATCCAAGCCAAGCAGGAGCTCACCGCCTACCTCCACACGGGAGAGGTCTTTAGAGCAGATGTCAATGCCCGCCTGATCGAAAACATATTCTTCAAAAACAGCCCGCTCCACGATGGTGCCATGATCATCGTCGACAACGACATACGAGCCGCTGGCTGTATCCTCCCCGTCTCCAACGATCCCAATCTCTCTAAAGACTTAGGTCTACGTCACCGCAGTGCACTAGGACTCTCGCAGGCCACAGACTGTCTCGTCATCGTCATCAGCGAGGAGCGTGGCAAGATCTCTCTAGCACAAAACGGAGTCATCGACGTCGACGTCGACATCGACACGCTGCGCCAGCGACTAGACGCCATCTACGCCAGCTAG
- a CDS encoding TonB-dependent receptor → MKQDTLRMLHKALFYTLALLTLFTAGTALMAQPHGQPIPHSEADLRLGTLTGRIVDEHGEGLIGATVRIIETGGGQVTDFDGNYSLRLNPGTYTVEIAYVGYATKQIKEVHITAGKETNLSVDLAIADNVLGTVVVTGSYKTSNTAGAMKIQQSMPQLSTVVSSEMIGKTADKNLGEALKRVTGVTTMSNKYVAVRGMGERWNEASLDGIPLPSTESNAKAFGFDLIPTSLIDNVTVLKTATPDVSGNFSGGLIQITTRDIPTKDFISISAGTSYNSLSTFQTQKYRIRGQWDWLGYDDGRRALPKGLHEIPFDPYNPVPELFEQSKRLTTDNFTIHEGKTPLAQNYQVSLGKSWDLNKSGNHRLGLIASLTYRNTQQQTIIDHIERGEWMNAKQYNKVQESFVDTGIRNSGANYKYNTTLAGVLNIGWQRGTNRLSLRNTYTHKYDNDLSELTGLSDEDPNPESNPYRQQVNYPTFQDLLQNKLSGKHQLGESLRLDWALAHTYVQRNQKDAAFTQQVSRLDEAGARHFYNQVGVQSGTLFPLTRAWYLNHERDFNGQVNVELPFDLFGNDWTHKFKAGYDGAFKENRFEFWELSMHLFNTRGFDFTTSTIADLIKEENMRDGGFAWDLKRLQGDGRMYHGRVIQNALYAMLDDRYSELLRLVWGLRVEHYLYQELSNPSMSMGELNIVEQDRKEKPVAIMPSINLTITPIKDLNVRLSYSRNTVRPQFMERTAYRFYDPFLGGEIFNQSVISTTVDGADLRVEWYPGAGEVISIGGFYRYLDKPIERIAQKTASFARFYMLMNSDKAHSYGVELELRKNFGFIPLGSWLEHLYLNANATFTQSIVTGMVSRADERGILHWVPVTQRRPMYSQVPYMYNVGLSYESETFGANLTMNRSGRKLVLNTNQAYEQEYEAPFSQFDAQLSYTFPKYGVTIKVNGSNLLNAKHIIYTNHVDDFERAADNNQILDTMRHGTSSDYDPGHDNVVYQYRDGISLSASVSWTF, encoded by the coding sequence TTGAAACAGGACACACTTCGTATGCTACACAAGGCGCTTTTCTACACACTCGCCCTCTTGACACTCTTCACCGCTGGCACTGCACTAATGGCTCAGCCTCACGGGCAGCCTATCCCTCACAGCGAGGCGGATCTACGACTAGGCACCCTCACGGGACGCATCGTCGACGAGCACGGCGAGGGGCTCATCGGAGCTACCGTGCGCATCATCGAGACAGGCGGCGGACAGGTCACCGACTTCGATGGCAACTACTCTCTACGTCTGAACCCTGGCACCTATACCGTGGAGATCGCTTACGTGGGCTACGCTACCAAGCAGATCAAGGAGGTACACATTACCGCTGGAAAAGAGACGAACCTCTCGGTTGATCTCGCCATAGCGGACAATGTCCTCGGCACCGTCGTCGTGACTGGCTCCTACAAGACGAGCAATACGGCGGGTGCAATGAAGATACAGCAAAGCATGCCTCAACTCTCCACGGTCGTATCGAGCGAGATGATCGGTAAGACGGCCGATAAGAACCTCGGCGAGGCGCTCAAACGTGTCACGGGCGTCACCACGATGAGCAATAAGTATGTCGCCGTGCGGGGTATGGGCGAGCGCTGGAACGAAGCTTCGCTCGATGGCATCCCACTACCCAGTACGGAGAGCAATGCCAAGGCGTTCGGCTTTGACCTGATCCCTACCTCGCTCATAGACAATGTGACGGTCCTCAAGACGGCTACGCCGGATGTTAGTGGCAACTTCTCGGGCGGTCTTATCCAGATCACCACGAGAGACATTCCGACGAAAGACTTTATCTCCATCAGTGCCGGCACCAGTTACAACTCGCTCAGCACCTTCCAGACACAGAAGTACCGCATCAGAGGACAGTGGGACTGGCTCGGCTATGACGACGGTCGGCGCGCCCTCCCTAAGGGACTCCACGAGATACCTTTCGACCCGTACAATCCCGTTCCCGAGCTCTTCGAGCAGAGCAAGCGACTGACCACCGACAACTTCACCATCCATGAGGGCAAGACCCCGCTCGCGCAAAACTATCAAGTCTCTCTCGGCAAGAGCTGGGACCTCAACAAGAGCGGCAACCATCGGCTCGGCTTGATCGCCTCGCTCACCTATCGCAATACGCAGCAGCAGACCATCATCGACCACATAGAGCGTGGCGAGTGGATGAATGCCAAGCAATATAATAAGGTACAAGAGAGCTTTGTCGATACCGGCATACGCAATAGCGGAGCTAACTACAAGTACAACACGACCCTTGCGGGCGTCCTCAACATCGGTTGGCAGCGGGGCACTAATCGCCTCAGCCTGCGCAACACCTATACTCATAAGTATGACAACGACCTCTCAGAGCTAACCGGTCTGAGTGACGAAGACCCCAACCCCGAGAGCAATCCTTACCGACAGCAGGTCAACTACCCGACCTTCCAAGACCTTTTGCAAAACAAGCTCAGCGGTAAGCATCAGCTAGGCGAGTCACTCCGCCTCGACTGGGCGCTAGCACACACCTACGTACAGCGCAATCAGAAGGACGCCGCTTTCACACAGCAGGTGAGCCGACTAGACGAGGCTGGAGCGCGTCACTTCTACAATCAGGTGGGTGTGCAGTCGGGGACGCTCTTCCCGCTAACCCGTGCTTGGTACCTCAACCATGAGCGAGACTTCAACGGACAGGTCAATGTGGAGCTACCCTTCGACCTCTTTGGCAATGACTGGACGCACAAGTTCAAGGCAGGGTACGACGGCGCCTTCAAGGAGAACCGCTTTGAGTTTTGGGAACTCTCGATGCACCTCTTCAACACACGAGGCTTTGACTTCACCACCAGCACGATCGCTGATCTCATCAAAGAGGAGAACATGCGCGACGGGGGCTTCGCCTGGGATCTCAAGCGACTACAAGGTGACGGACGTATGTACCACGGGAGGGTCATTCAGAATGCCCTCTACGCTATGCTCGATGACCGATACAGCGAGCTACTACGCCTCGTATGGGGGCTGCGTGTCGAGCACTACCTCTACCAAGAGCTGAGCAACCCCTCTATGTCGATGGGCGAGCTAAACATTGTCGAGCAGGATCGCAAGGAGAAGCCGGTGGCTATCATGCCGTCGATCAATCTCACGATCACACCGATCAAAGACCTCAACGTACGACTGAGCTACAGCCGCAACACGGTACGCCCACAGTTTATGGAGCGCACAGCTTACCGCTTCTACGATCCCTTCCTCGGCGGGGAGATCTTTAACCAGAGCGTCATATCGACGACTGTAGACGGTGCTGACCTCCGTGTCGAGTGGTACCCCGGCGCTGGCGAGGTGATCTCCATCGGTGGCTTCTACCGTTACCTAGACAAGCCTATCGAGCGCATCGCTCAGAAGACCGCCTCCTTCGCCCGCTTCTACATGCTGATGAATAGCGACAAAGCGCACAGCTACGGCGTCGAGCTAGAGCTTCGCAAGAACTTTGGCTTCATTCCCCTAGGCTCCTGGCTCGAGCACCTTTACCTCAATGCTAATGCGACCTTCACCCAGAGCATCGTCACCGGTATGGTCTCACGTGCCGACGAGCGTGGTATCCTGCACTGGGTGCCCGTCACACAGCGCCGACCGATGTACAGTCAGGTGCCCTATATGTACAATGTGGGTCTCTCCTACGAGAGCGAGACCTTTGGGGCCAATCTCACCATGAACCGCTCTGGACGCAAGCTCGTCCTCAACACGAACCAAGCCTACGAGCAGGAGTACGAGGCACCCTTCAGTCAGTTCGATGCACAGCTCTCCTACACCTTCCCCAAGTATGGCGTGACCATCAAGGTCAATGGTTCTAACCTACTCAACGCTAAGCATATCATCTACACCAACCATGTGGACGACTTCGAGCGTGCCGCTGACAATAATCAGATCCTAGACACCATGAGACATGGCACCTCTAGCGACTACGACCCAGGTCACGACAACGTCGTCTACCAGTACCGCGACGGCATCTCGCTGAGTGCCTCCGTTAGCTGGACTTTCTAA